Part of the Urocitellus parryii isolate mUroPar1 chromosome 2, mUroPar1.hap1, whole genome shotgun sequence genome, TCCCCTTTCTACTCTACCTACCCCCTTTGATCCGGTGAACCTCaactccttcctccccctgcctATTACGAGTCTTCATCTGTATAtcaaaacatttgacctttggctttttgggggactggcttatttcactgaacatgaTAgcaccagttccatccatttacctgcaaatgccataatttcattctttatggctttATGGcacctaggatggttccatagcttagctattgtgaattgagctgctataagcatagATGTGtccacatcactatagtatgctgatcttaagtcctttgggtatatgccaaggagtaggataactgagtcaaatggtggttccattccaagttttctaaggaatctccgttctgctttccatagtggttgcaccaatttgtagtcccaccagcaaagtatgagtgtacttttttcccacatcctcaccaacatttattgttacttgtatacTTGgcaattgccattttgactagaatgaaatctcagtgtagttttaatttgcatttctctaattgctagagatgttgaacatttttttcatgtatttgttgaccagtcGTGATACTGAATATTCACTCTATACAAAGCAATAAACAAGAATCTGGCCTAATCATAGATGTTGTGATCAATTTATAAACCCTTTACAGAATTTATAAAGCGTTTTTCAGAACATGGGGCATAGATTTCCAGGTAAACTCATGGTTTTGGATTGCTGATTTACCTGTTTAAAAAGTACCACTTTcactatatttcatttttagttttataaaagtctttaaaagtGTGTATTACACTTTTCTTTATGTGCTTAAAACATACCAAATATATTTCACCTTTGACTCAGTGTTATTGTCTGTGCTATGTATGGTGATGATTAAGGTCTATTCGGGTATATCCACCTTTACACTAAATAGCTATAGTCTGCCATATtaattgctttattttgtcatatttcaTTGCTACTTATTGACAAAACTTTTGTTTCtccattttaatgtgttttatgcTAGAAAATCAAACAACCAATTTATTGAATTGTTACTTAGACCAAGAGTTAAGGAATTCTGAATGAGTGCTTCTCATATGAATAAATTCTATGAGTTTTGCTAGGAGGCCTATTTTGCTTATTTCCCAATTATCAGAGACGTTTCCAGGCTGTGTTATTTAGCAAATTAAAAAGCTGAATATGAATGGGTAAGAGATAACTACAGTTTAGACTTTTTATCAAGTCCATAATGacttatttaaattcattttaactataagatttcctatttttaatatcaatttttctctttatttaaaattcagttattgCAGTGATTATAATGGCAGTACCTCAGGCGCTGTCATAAACAGTTGCAAAGTACATACTTTTCTAGTTTCATTACCCAGCATTTGTGGAAAATTGTATTGTGGAGTTCTTTACATTATgagaaacttaattttttatggGACTCAGAAAAGCTTTTGGTTACTTAAATGTATTTCCTCACACCAGTGCTATTACTGGGGAAGACAACAAATTGCTCATCTTTTGACTGAAGACAAGACTACATCTGAATTATATCCAAAAACtggttatcttttctctttttaaatgagtagagaaagaaaatttacctCTGTAAACATTTCTTCAAAAGTACAACTTGATATTCTCATTGAACAGCATAGTTAACAGACTTAATCTGATAATTAAAATAGGATTGCCTGCATAAACCtggataaaatgaaaattcaaagataCTGTTTCATAGTAATATATGTAAGTAGCCCAGCAATATACCCAGTATTTAGGTGATAAGCCTGGGCATTAAGTGACTTTGAATTACAAGGTTTCTTTAATTCTCTTTCAGCCATTCTGATAACATTAAGAAGGTCTCAGTTTGGTGTTTTTCTTTAACACCTATTTAGCACTGACAAATGCCttttaaggaaaagaacaagCCTGGGTTACTCTGAAACTGGCAACAGTAACtataatttaataacattttgtttGTATTGCATTTATTCTTGAGACATTTCTATTTCCAGAGAGTCATATTGATTATCCATTTATAATAGTAAATGGTTAAGTCtccttttacatttaatttattgaacaaaatggtatttatttaaagaatggtATTCAACAAATATAGTAGATATTTATGCAGATATGGGGACAATTATGAGAGGttaataaataaagttttgcATATTGTGAAGAAATAGCCTCAGAATCAATGAGTAAAGAGTTCTTCCATATATAGAGTTTTTACTCTACTATGTGTATGAAGGCACAAGATGACATAATCAGTtatgatttttaagtatttagtTGTTTAATTGAATAGAGGAATACTCTAAGTGGCACTTGCTATTTCagaaaaaccaaattttaaagaaagtactAAACATACTTTCTATAAaaaggacactttttttttgttccatgGAAAATTATATCCACTATAAGGATTTTCAAAACACCAAAAGTTCATCATCTTACATTTCTGAACCTCAGATGTGTTTTCTGTCATTCCATCAACTATTTCTCTTGGTTATAGGAAATACAGGTTTAAGTCAGTGGACATATTCTAAACTATTGTCCAAATCTATACAGAATATCTGCTACAGAATTAGAGCTTGCCGCCGCCTTATTTCATTTGCTCAAAAGGAACCCAGAGTATAAACATGTGCTGTTGAATAACAGAGGCTTTACTAAACATTTGTTCATTCTGATCATTGTTTTTAGTTAAGTGTATATAATCTTCAtctgaaaatgtaaaactatttgTTTCTATCTAAAAGTAAAGCCTTCTAACATTGCTTTTTTCCACAAACCTGGGAGAGTagcattttcctaattatttaaaTCAGAGTTCAGCTTAATTAAAACTCTGTTGTTGAATATATTTAGGTTAAAGGCTTATTACCAAGACTGAAGGAAAAAGTTGATCTTCTGGTGTTCAATCCCCCCTACGTTGTGACTCCACCTGAAGAGGTAAGACGTGCAACAAAATTTAGTTATGAATATTTTTGGCTATTCTGTTTCCAAAGTAAAATGAACATTATCTGACATCAGTCAGCTGCTGTAAATACAATGCTTTGATTTTATCCTAATTGTCAGTAATTGGATACTGTTATTAAATAGTAAAGGAGTGAAAACTAATGAAAATACACATTATAATGTATATCCTTAAATTCTCCcctaaatcatattttaaaatacatacttaaactttttttttttttttttttttttttggtgctggggattaaacccagggccttgtgtatgcaaggcaagcactctgccaactgaactgtatccccagcccagtacttaagtttatattttcatgtctATATCTGTCTATCCTTTATCATGAATAAcaagtttatgaaataaaataatttttattatttttaatgaataataaattcaCATAGGAATTCCTTCTGAAAGTCTTTGCCTTCCTCCTTTTATAGGTGTTACCAAAAAGCTGAAGTGTGGAGCAAATTCTCATTTTTAGTAgggaaaagaatttaaatgtatGATTTTTAATACCTCAATAATGAAGAGGTAAACCGTATTACCCTTTTTCCAGGAAGTTCAAGGCAGACAGTTTTATAATAGACTAAGactagtttttctttattttacctattttttttattattctctggCAAAGCTGATAAACCAAGGTGAGTCAGCTTTTTCTTCCTGTGAccaaatgcctgagaaaatcaacttaaagaaggatTTTCTTAgtatcagaggtttcagtccatggtcacttagCTCTGTGGCTTGTGGGCCTATGGTGAAGCAGAACATGGCAGTCCAGGTGTAGCAAGAGCTGTTCACAtgacagctgggaagcagagagaaagagaaataaaaggtgGGAGAGGTCTGGGGACAGAACATAGTACTAAGGACATGCCCCCAAGAacccactcccttcaactaggtccTCCTCCTGTAGTTTCTACCATGTCcaaataatgccatcaaattattaatctgtcaatgggttaatccattgatggagtctgaaccctcatgatccaatcacttcccaaaagccccacctctgaacattgttgaATTGAAGATCACACCTTCAACTCATGAGCCATTGGagaacacttcatatccaaactctAATAATCCTAACCCATATTGTGACACAGTGACAAAGAGATTGGCTCTGCAGAGGCTAGCCACAGACCATCTTACCTCTTGAAACATCAAGAGGCTGTGTTCCTCCAAAATAAGGGAATaaatagaggaagagaaagacatgGGTCCCAGAAGAGGAGGTAGTTGAGCCCAggagaaatcaaaggaatacCAGCACAGAGAAGTCCCCAAGAGGAAAGAGTTGACAAAAAACAGAGGAACTGGTAAATTtcctaaaatgataaattttttagaaaattatagtgAAAGGAATGTGTCATAGGTGTGAAAAGAGTCAGATTTAGATTCAAAGAAAATTATGCAAATAGACACAGtgaataataactaaaataactaaataacatATTACACAGCCATTAAAATAGTAAATTAGAACTACACCAGATGAAAAGGTTTCCATAAGATATTATTGAGTAAGAAAAGCAAGATACAGGTGAGAATATagaatatgattctttttttataaaatataatttaaaaaaatccctgttACACATAAAAGATAAGGGAGAAAAAGACAAGCAAAGCAGCAAGGGAAAGTACAGCTATTTTAAAAGGAGGTATAtgaacacatttttcttctttgtaaaattatatatgcatttggttatagatataaaataattatttttaaaggagtacTATGTGCcatattaaatgaatataaacaCAAGTATgactatatgtaaatattttaaattaaaatatggacaaaggctatagaaggaaatagaaaacagtTGTGTCAAGGTTGAAGTGATTtttgactaattttttaaaatattctttgattttGAAAACAATATACAGTGGTAAGGATCTAAAGATTTCTAATACTAAAACTTTCATGGagtttgttatagtttggataaaGAAGTGCTCTCCAAtcactcatgtgttgaaggcttggttcccagtatagcagtgttcagagatggggcttttggaagatgattggatcatgaggtctAACCTTctgagtgaattaatccattttatagattaaaatatGAATAGGCTATTGGAAGTGATGGAATCTGCAAGAAGTGAGAGGAAGAAGTTTGGGGAGTGGGACGTTCCCTGGAAGGGTATTTCTTGTGCCCAGGcctttcctttctgtctctctctgcttcctggcagctAGGCTCTGAGCAGCTTTTATCTGCCACATTCTTTGccatattctgcctcacctcagacccagagcaagggagccagctgaccatggactgaatcctttaaaactataagccaaaataaatttttcctattttgtttttctgaggtatttgtcacagcaacaaaaaactgattaacacagagtttctttctagaatatcattagatttttagaggaaaaaatactTAAGTGtgcctttataaaataaatgggtTCCTAAAAAGGTTTGTACATTTCATACATTAGTAGCATAGGAAAGATCCATATGCATTGGGACATTTTGAAATTGTGTCTGTACACAGTGTATCTCTTAAAATACAAGCTCTCCCTTCAGGTTTCTCTTAAAATACAAGGTCTCCCCCTTCAGGTTTCTAAGAATTCTTCTATGTTAAGTATAAGAATTACCATTTCTCTCACTTTATCATATTATTACTAAGTACTTAGTATGTGCAAAGCAATGTCTCTcgaaattatttattcttatagtggataaaagtatttttttggtgctaggaattgaaaccaggggcttgtgcatgctaggcaagcattggaccactgaactacatccccagccttaaaaatattttaatcatttcttctatttgtaCTGATGAAActagtatttttctaattttacagatagggaagaaagtaattcacaaagaaaattaCCACCTTGCCTAACTTCACACAAAATAGGAAACTGTGAAATCTAGATTCAACTTCACTTCCTGCTTGCCagcagtaaaatataaaatatagacttGTTTGGTGATGTTACCTGTCAAACAGATTCACTTTGTTATCTAATTAAAGTCTTGACTcgataaaaaaaattctactttgcCACAGGTGGGAAGTCACGGAATAGCAGCAGCTTGGGCTGGTGGCAGAAATGGCCGAGAAGTTATGGACAGATTCTTTCCACTAGCATCAGACCTCCTTTCCCCAAGAGGATTATTCTATTTAGTtaccataaaagaaaacaatccagGTAATACATACCAGCTTACTAACTATTTGCTTTGCTGGAAACGGAAATTTATAACATAGAAGACTATAATTTATAAAGTAACAGGATATTAATGAATTTGAATTTAATCATTAATTAATAACAAATTAATGTTGAaagaggagagatttttttttaagaagtaaacttttcaagttttaaaaaagtatgatttTATTTAGGAGAGTGAAATTCTTCTCCTACTCATTAGCTAATATTTGAATACAAAAACctctgatttctcctttttaCCCTACCCTCTAGTCTTCAAGTCATTGACAGTTCTGCCATatactcttttttcctttttttttttttttttttggttctggggcttgaactcagaaacactcaaccactgagccacatccccagccctattttgtattttatttagagacagggtctcactgagttgcttagcacctcaccattgctgaggctggctttgaactcatgatcctcctgtctcagcctccccagctggtgggattataggcatgtactacacccccagcccatatACTCTTCAGTTCATCTGAAATTTTATACTCAAACTTGTTTTACTATATGGATGTTTATAGCTTGGTTTTCAGATTACTTTATAACTAAATTGCTtcatctattttctctttttctgaataTCCCAGTTTGATTTTAATCTTACATCTTATATCCTTAGCCCCTCAAATCACATTAAGATTACtagctttatttagtttttgtgtgtttccattttcttagtttacttttttcagtcttatttatttataaaaggaaggcttcccttttttttaatacatttaaagaaataagttaCTTTTATTCTTACTAGCCAATATCACTATTCAATTTGCCCATATGTTTGCTGACCATTTTCATCCAAAGGGAAGGATATATGTCAAATTGCAGCCACACAACTGAAAAATTGGTTGCTTGCTATAGTAACAAGTTTAGTTAATGTTTGGTTTATTAATTAATGTGGTTAATTAATGTTTCCAAAGTAGACTACTACTGCTATCAAGCTGTTCAATCTGATTAGAAAGTACCAAGTGATCTGAAGTCCCAAATTCACTTTAATAGACATTTATTTGGAATACATGTTTTGTCAGatgaatataatttgtaaatattctgtatttatattattaaactgTTTAGTGACCATATACATCACCAAATTATTTAATtggagtttactttttttttttaacccattttagaagacattttgaaaacattGAAGACAAAAGGCCTACAAGGGACCACTGTACTTACCAGACAGGCAGGCCAAGAAAACCTTTCCATCCTCAAGTTCACCAAGTCCTGATATATCAAGAGCTACCAGAAGTATGCTGAGAGATACTGTGAACTGAATGTATTTTGAAACTGAAGTCATTCCTTGGTTAAGAAATCTTATCAgaaatttgtcattaaaaaaaaaaaagaggtggaaaGATAGAGCATTCTCTTTTACCAGGGAATCAACTTTACAGAAGTATTTATACATGTGCAGTTAAGTATGTATAtttgtaatttgcattttatatgtaAAGGTTATATTTAATTACATGTGAATGTATATTCATTTCAGCATTGGTTCTACTAGCAAAACagtggaatcaacctaaatgtccatcaggaAGGTGATTGgtaaaataaattacagtatATCTATTTCACTGAACATGCAACCATGTAACATGACTCATGTCTGTATATACTAAACAGAAGATGTCCGTGCTGTCCTATTAGAATGAGAAGAGCAAGCCATAGAACAGCTTTATCCTACCTGTATATGAAGAAACTACTTCTATTTTAGGTTGGTATTTGCATTTTCACAATAATAATGTTGGTTAAAATTATGATAAACCATAGCCACTTCCCAAAGGGTTACAGCTGGTGTAGCAGATGTGGTTTTATTGCTGAAGCAAATTAACACATTACTTGGTACCTACTACACAATATTGATCTGGAAATGCCTTGTTCACCATACCTATCCATAAAAGCCCACCATAGGTAGTTTGCAACAGGGCCAGCTATACACCTTCACTGTCCTACCTTGGGTATTATCTACTCTCCAGCCTTATGTCATAATTTAGTTTTCAGGGATATCGATCACCTTCCATATCCACAAGATACTATACTAATCATTGCATTGATGACATGATACTGACTGAACCAAGTGATCAAGAAATAGTAAATGCAATAGACTTACTAGTAAAATAAGGTAGGAAATCTAAATACACTTCAGGGACCTTCCACCTCAGTGAAATTAATAGGATCCAGTGGTTTGGGGCATTTTAAAACATCCCTTTTAATGTGAGAGATAAATTGTTGCATTAAATGTGCCTACAACCAATAAAGAGAGATCCACATTTAGTGGATCTTATTGTTATTTGGAGGCAACAGATGCTTATTTGGGTGTGTTACTCCAGCTCATTTACTGAGTGACCAAAAAGGTATCAGTTTTGAGTTGGGACCAGAATAAGAAAAGGCTTTGTAATTTGTTCAGGCTGCATACAAGCTGCTCTGCCAATTAGGCCTTGTGATCTAGCAGATCTAGTGGTGGAGTGTCATTGTCAGATAGGAATGCTGTACAAAGCCTTTGGCAGGCCCCTACAGGTGAGTTCCAGTTTCAGGCCTGTAAGACTGAAACCGGTAATTTTGTAGCAAGACTGGTCATGCCATAAATAACTTGTTTTAAGAGAGAGCTCTTGGCCTGCTACTGGGAACTGAGCTGCCCACCAAACCATGGCATGTACAGCAACACTCCATCATCAAACATCATCAAATGGAAGTGACATACCCATGATTAGACTGAGTAGATCCTGAAGGCTGAAGAAAGTTAATGAAGATGTATTCAAATGGCCCATTTTCCTCACTTCTGCCTTCTCTCTCCCTACCTGCTCCTATGGGCAATTCCCTGTGATCTGCTGACAGAGGATATTACTAGGGCCTGGCTTACAGATGGTTCTGCAGGCACTACCCCAAATTGGTCAGCTGGAGAACTATAACCTCTCTCCACAACATCCCTGAAAAACATCTGGTGAAGGGCTATTCTTCCAATGAAGCTTGGAGTAATGCACCGGGCTGTTGGCTTTGCTTGGAAGAGGAAATGGCcacatatacaattttattttatagctgtGACCCTTAGAGTTTGGCTGGAGGGTCCAGAATTGGAAAGGGCCATGATTAGAAATTGGTGACAAAGATATCTGGGGAAGAGGTATGTGAATACATCTCTTAATAGGCAAAAGACATGTAAATGCTCACAAAAGCAGAGGAAGACTAATGATAAAGTGAATAGAAAACCCATTCTGTGGCTAGCTTTTATCCTCTTTCCAAGGCCCTGATTTCAACCACTGTGATCGTGAACAAGTGGCTGTGATGCAGGGATTGAAGTTAAGCATGAGTTCAACAACATGGACTTCCACTCACCAAGGCTGACCTGTCTATCCAAGACTACTTCTGAGCAAAAATTCAACACTGAGCCTCCTATAAGGCACCATTCCCTGTGGTGATCAGATAGCTTTCTGGTGGTAGATTGATTACACTGATTCACTTCCATCATGAAAAGGACAGCATTTTTTctttactggaaaaaaatgatACTCTGGATATGGATTTGCCTTCCCTGCATGCTATTCATCCTTGGACACCATGGTATTCCAGATTTGTGAAAACTATGCATTCTCATCagtaaatctaaatttaaaatgtctgttaatttgattaaaaaattgcaataataataaaaggcaacataataaacagaaaagggTAGGatgaaggaggcagagagagaggctgggggaAAGAAAATGCCCATTTAGACCTTAAAGGTACTGGTACATTCCAGTTTTCATGTTGGGCAGAATATCCTGCAGtgttttactatttaaaatacac contains:
- the Hemk2 gene encoding methyltransferase HEMK2, with protein sequence MAAQEFPTPLHGHAGRGAFGDVYEPAEDTFLLLDALQAAAADLAGVEICLEVGSGSGVVSAFLASMIGPQALYMCTDINPDAAVCTLETGRRNNVHIQPVITDLVKGLLPRLKEKVDLLVFNPPYVVTPPEEVGSHGIAAAWAGGRNGREVMDRFFPLASDLLSPRGLFYLVTIKENNPEDILKTLKTKGLQGTTVLTRQAGQENLSILKFTKS